AATAGATGGGTTTTGCGTGTGATTTTGTTTTGTGTATGTGACGCACAAGATTGAAAACGAAGCGCGATCGAGGAAACTATCTATCTTCACCGAATGGAGATACCTTTACTTTGTGTTAAATTACATCTAAGTCCTTGCAATTTAAGATGATGTTTGCTAAACCTGCAATGACATCCTTTTGTTATAGTTTTCCTcccaattaataataacaatcgtgaaataataataattttattcaatgttacaagaaatttattaaataaaagatatttcaGAGTCCTGTATATCAACATGTGTTGAAAACATTGTTTACgcatgattaaataaaaaattatataaaatattgagatatttaaaaaattaaataaaagaaacatatcAATAGATacaattatttcttaaaagaaaattctaagAGACGGATCTggaaaatatttctaaatgaGCATAGATAAAgttcttttagttttattataaatttgatgatatttCATGGTACAATAAAACCTTCTCCAATCATACacttgaaattaaataaaattaatgactATGGGGAAGTTATAAGTTAAtggaaatttaaatattatttttttaacttgatacttaattttattagtgaaaTAATAACAATCAGTAAGATACGCTAATAACTtgtatattatatgaataaaagTGATAACAAAAATCTATAATACagtaaataaatcatattatatgacatatatttttagaaatatatatacaaaatttactatatagagaaatattttcttaagacgagacttaaaaaaatttataacttattacaATATAGCGTTTATTTCTATTACAACTGGTATAAATTGGGACCAAGATTTTCTATGATtatgtaaatattatttttatataaagtatCACTGTAAAAAAATCTCCACATTTAGAGACAATTATAGTATCTCTTTAAAATCagtaaaattttacatattatataaatattaaattaatattttagaaggTCAAATCCTCCCGAACCTctaatcttattattatatttttaaaaatattaaataccaATAATAGACTTTGTTATGAAAGTTTTATAAGTATCATAAGAGTTTTCGCTTTTataagtttaaaatattttcacaaAGTTCTTCTTATTTGCTAAATTAATGATGCATTTGtaaacaaatcaaattctGAAAAAGAACATGTTAAGTTatcattaaattcaaattagtGAAGGACTTAATTGTAATTTGATACAAGACAATAGCACTACCATTACAATTAGGACTGATTTGGCCCAAACTGAGGGCTACAGGGATTGAAATAAACTCTGCCATGGCCAGGCTACAGAAAAGAGAATGCAAACTTTGCCTTATCTAACCAGGCCAAGTCAGTTTTCCCAGtgatataatatgatatgatACGGTCCACAATTTGATCATCCTAAGCAAGGCAacctctctttttctctccccttttttctctttttttttttttttttttttttgcttttctcaATTTGTTTTTGACCTTTTAAGTTACTAGATTTGTTGTTTAAGGTTTCAATACTGGAATTTTAAGGTAGAACAGTCCGAGTAAACATGGTCTGGTACCTAATTATACCTATCCTGTTTATGATAAAAACAGAAAGTGTAAAGACCTTGtcattttctataattatacTACATTAAAGAGGATAATTgtattagttatttttcacAAATTACTGAACTCTTCTATACTTATGATATTTAAGAAACTTCAATGTAACTGGgtgttaaattttacatttttcaaTGAAACGACATTGTATTATTTTCATacaacttaaaatataaatataaaaatataagttcgTTTATTGGGCTAGGTTGAATTGAAGGCACAAAAATGTAACCATTTATTAACATTAGCAAGATGGACATTAATCCAATGGTTCAGGGTGAGGCGGATAGTGAGGGATGCATATTTACTCAACCATATCACTCCAAGCAAGTTACGGGTTCTTCAGTAGGAAGAAACTGATTCATGCCCACATGTCTCTTCAAATAGCACCTTCACCCCttcctaaaatataaaaaacaattactccattattctaatattttttgatactatttttataagacTTATGAtcaaaagttattattataaatatctcgtatataataaaaacaaataacacaatttaattataaatggaCCATGTCAAagtaatcttttttatatatattatttatatattctaaCTTGTTATTATGATAGATTTAATAAGAATCGTTCGCCCTCGAataaattatgactaattcaacttgttgtaattttagaatgGAAGTATTGAGTGTgtccaaataattttttaattgtgtTATATGCAAAAGTAGactttttaattctttgaaaatatatatttttttcaattcattTAATTGCAAAGAGGATTTATTTAAGCTAAAATTACAAGTTGGTTTATTTTGGTGCTACTTTTGCCTTTAGGAATCAAATTGATACTCTGTCCAAATTTGGTTATCTTGTTTCTCCGTTAATATTTGGATTGTGTATCTCCTAACTTGTTGGGGTATGGAGCCAATAGAATTATAGATGAACACCGTGTGATTAAACCGAATGACTAGTCTATTTTATGGGCCCACtaaattattgttttgttattaaaaagaatatgggAAATgccaatattttctttaaattttctattaaatttatatttattttattgtatcaaaatattaaaattatatttttaaatttttttaaaatttacaatttttttaactttttgttgtttttagaTAAAACAATTGAAAACAACAATACCATAAGTTAAAAggctattaaattttttttataaaaaatattacatgataaaataatatttttttttgttaattttgctattttttaatcttttttatttaagatgaTGGTTAAACGATTAAAAACGATTAATGAAAATGAGTTAGTTTTAGTTAATTGAATGGTTAACTTTCTCTGATTttctttaaatcttttaacttttagaaaatattcgtttaattaaataaaatattagcaaTAATAACGCAATAGCCAATACTACTtctagtaataataatataacagAAATTACAACAAAACAATCAATAATGACACTATTTATagaatattgaaatataactTCTTTTTGATATGTTTAAGATATAAACATTATactgatttataatttttctgttAAACCCCCAGTGGAACTAATTCGCTATTAGAACCTTCAAATGAAATGATTTTAcacttttgaagaagaaaaaataaatattttttgttattattattattattaaagatgGAACTAAATTCTATTACTGGGCCGAGTATTGGACAAGAACCGAGTGCCAATATGGACTAGGCCCAGGGTCCACAGAGAAACAACCcaaataaggaaaaagaaacccaGAAAGAACATATTCAATTATGCATGCACCTCCAAACTGCAGGAAAAAGTTGTCTCCCTCAAAAGAATCCTTAAATTAAGCAAACATCTCACCATTTCgaacaattaaaagaaaataaaaattatgttgaattttattagtacatggattttgtatttataaatccaccattaaagtaaaataataaattattgtcTATAACCTCGACTTTTTTAGAATAAGTCCGGATCAAATAgtaatattagaatttatgaatttagaaTAGAATactaaattagaaattctaattgaattcTAATTTAGCCCAATAAATTAGGTAGTGAGAATTTGTTTTCCtagagtgaaagaaaaaaagaaaaagatattatatgtGCAATTTCCAGAATAGGTGAAGATGAGTGTTTGTgtaatttaatgatatattaaaaatttcccAAGTTAATACTATTTacctataatatatataaaagtaaaatattcttactaattttatcctaattttataattaattaatttaattttataattttaatagaattaattagtgatttATCTAATCcaattataatttcaaatacattcataatcctataaaaaattaataaattgataaattactcacattatatatatatatatatatatatatatataaaaaatagagtTCGAATAactcaatttaaattttttgtaaaaattaaagacaataaatcaaaaaatataaaaaatatgatatatttaattttattttattgatatattattttatgtgcATAATGCAAGTGATGAAGAATACTAAtacaattataattatattctccattataattattttttatgatttaatggAAACTAGTCAGAAACTATTTGCTAACACATCTGAGaacacatttgaccaaaaaataaattaactgaGATATGTTTTGGGAATGATTAAAGCTACAATTTAATTAAGGGGAACGAAGGAATGGTTATTTTTGGCTTAGGTAATCTATTGTTGACAGGTAAGTGGCAactcatgtatatatatatatatatttgcatTAACAACTCGTATATTTTTGGTATTTCTATAGTGGATATGGATGATCTAAATGGTTATCAtccaattaaatatattatatattatatattatatattacaattatatatgacataatattattatgtattttattataacatataattataatattaaaagccATTGTCTAGTGAGTCACCCTTTGATTTAGGTTGTCTCTTTAAGGAAGCAAGCAAATAAAGCATGTTTAAGAGAGTGATGTAATGGTGTTTAGCAGGGTTTGCAATGAGGTTAATGATGAAATGCATGGACATCAAATGATTTTAGAGTCACTTTTGGTATAGTAGTgctattaaaaatgaaagaaaaaaagaaaagaaagagaaaagaaaatatgatcaTTGACAAGCTAACAACCTCCTCCACTTCCCCAAAAACAAAACTTGAATGATGAGCCCACTATTCTTGGATCCTTGAACTTGCCCATATTAGTTACTAGTTCCCTCTCCAACTTCACCTAATTATATGACCCCAAATCTGAATTAGGGAATATACACAATATTCACACTACCCATTTAGTTACTATGGGGCCCATTTGAACCCTAATCTTCCTCTTTGTTCATGCATGCTCCAAGAGACAAGCAAAAGACTTTGGTCCAAAAGGGAGTCAAAGatgatagaaaaatataaaggaagatttatttatttattttttttttaatgggAGAAGAGAAACAAAAGTGGGTTTAAAAGGTTCATAAGCCTCTCTTCTCTCTTATCATATTTGATGTGTTTGGAGAACCCACATTGCCCCATCTTCTTCTGGGCATACCCTGGCCCATTTCACCTGTTCCGTCTTTTGcttctcattttcttgttGGATGCAATGCATCTATCTCACTTCTTGCTCTTCCCTTTCACTAAATGTGCACCctttcattaaaaaaagattaaaacaagaaacaaataaaatacacTAGAACCCCAAAAACTTCTCCAATCCAATCATTCACTTAGTGAATTGGCAACATCCATAAGATTTTAAGTATCCATCTAATTTGTGGGTTCcatttatcttctttctttggcCTATGTGGATTTAATAAACTACATGTcattacataatttattatcttttttttttctttttaatatctacGCGTATTTATTCATGCCAAAATTTTTGTCGACAGATaggatttttcttcttttccccACAAGTTGATaccaataatttatttgttatttgaCCCTACACACAACATGGGTCTTCTATTTGCTAACAAATTTGTATTTCACCATTTGTATGCACTGTGAATTATTGTTGCACATTAGGTTTATGCCCTAATAAAGTGAAGAAGTTTTACTGTTCACTATTCATTGGATATGCGAGGtacatgcatatatataaGCTGTCTTGGTGATCTTAAAGTTGTTATGGAGTaagtaagaaaaaagaaatactatTCATTTCTGAATATACCCAAGTGGTTTTCTGATATGGACAACTGCTCCAAACTTTAGTTTCcacattttcaaatttagtATAAATACTACATTGCTCTTGTGTGCATTATTTGGTAAAATGGAAATGACTGTAGCATTTCTAAGTTAATTAGAAGTCAAGAAAGACTACCATAAATGAACTTTAAACATGTTTGACATAGCTATTAAAAAGCGgctgataaatttttaatttttaatagttacattaaaatatttaattaatttttttaaatggcaACCGATAActattaagatattaaataaCCTCAATTCACAACCCTCTAACAAAAGGGAAGTTCCATTCTCCACTCCACCAAAATTACCTATAGGAAATAGTGAAATTAGTTAATATTGTCCATAGGGGGTGGattgttaaattaatataatatatatataaatttatgaaatttaaatttttttgacacgTGTGCTTAAATTTTGAcagataaattttttgtttcaatatgtatattatttttgacacatgaaattcaaatttatatgtaattttataattttttttaataatttattaattaataaggtacattcctaattaaacacaaactctaattctaagaaataatatattaattaataaataattttctaataagataatgatactaattctatccaaaaaatagcatattaattatattttaatattatattaattaatatattaattttctatttagataatgattttaattttaaaacataacatcttaaatcatgattttaatattatatttaataataaattaattttaattacataatacttttttaattttaaaaaataataatatcaattatattgatagtattaaatACTAAGATTAACtaataaatgttttaaaataatttttgtattattgtattaataaaattttaaaatttttaaaaaatatttaaaaaagttaatttattattttttaaaaatattataaataaatataaatatttaaatatttattaaattatattttttaatttaattttataattaaaaaaataataatgggcgtaaaattaatttttttttaaatttacttacTTGGTCATCGGACACAGCTAAAAGAACGGCTGGAATCCATCAAAATGGGCTGCccatttgaaaaaataaataaatataaaagatagtttaatttatgtatttatgtGTATGGCATTCACATGGTTAAGTTTTATCTTACAGCTACACATATATAGAGTGCCTACTACAGAAATGAGAAATTCCTTAGCATGTAAGATTCTAAATCAAAGTCATTTCACCTTAGCATGATGATCACTTAATGGACCCTAAGAGTGAGACACATGATCCATTAGATTAAGAAAGAACCTTTTTGCACTCAAATCTCATTGTCATTGACTGTCATGAACATGATCATTTGAATTAGTCTCACCAAGACTATATATTTTGTGTTATAATGGAGACCAATTAATGTCAATCACCTTCAAATTCCAGTGTCCAATTGCCTTAAtgtctttattaattaaataaagttgAAATTAATCATGTTATAATTTGGCCATTTTCACTTAGTGGTAATGGCATACATTCAACACATGGGCATTCAAGTCTAATCAAACCCTTTCATGCTTACTACTGTTTTGGATGATATGTAGGCATCAGCATCACATATTTATGTTGTCCAATTAGCTACCAAATTTAGTTGAAGAGACTGCTTTGTAATACAAAAAGgcaacaatttatcaaaattcaaacattTGATCTTATACTTGAAGAAATCTaggatattataaaaatagagaatgacaagaattggttaaaaggggtatttctatgaataataattgaattccCATACATGGTTTAAGTAATTATACAAGTATAAAGTGTCACTTGTGCTAGGTATACATGAAATGGgaactaaatatatttctttttttcttttgttgttgcAATATTGGTAGTTTTGGAAAATATTGGGAAATGGACCACCTTGATCTTGTGTGTTGTATGGTACTAATGAGCAACATCCAAATAGTGAAGTCAAAGAGACCATGTTGGGTGGAAATTTGTTAGTCCTCCATATCCTTCTTTCATCACTCTTTCAATCTCTTTAGCCTCTTGTGCCTTTGCCCTCTGCAAACATGAATCATCCAATCTTGTTACTATATAACATTTGAGAcccataaaaattttatgtgcaAAAGACAATGTGTTATAAATAAAGTATTAATTGAGCACCTGCATTGTTTCTATGGCATCTGTCTCAGAATTGAAGTCATAAAATGTACTGGCTGCAGTGAGCTTCATAGATAGAAACTGAATTCAAaaaaccaagaaaaagaaaatctattaGTGCAAAGATTTTAGAgcaattctctttttttatattcaaaactATTGTTATAAACTGCAATTAATGTATAAAACTCACCTCAACTTGATTCTGCAAGGATtgaacataattaattatctcATCCAACATTACTGCCATGCCCATGGTCTGTTAGATCATCAACAAATTATAGAATATCAGCATTggtaatttgatattttaaactGCAAACTTTTATTCAattgattgaattttttttatttttatttttttatgtttatattccTCCAAGCATACATACCTTGTAGCAACCTGGGACAATATCTTGCAAGCATCTTAATCTCTCATTAATTTTTCCTCTTCTTACCTGTTGTTGtacaagaaataaaattgatcAATATGATTTGAATTATTCATtctataaattcttttttttaaaagggtATTTTGGGTTGATAAAAAGCttgtaaatataccctttctgCTAAACTGTGACTATCAGTGGCTTGACCTCTTCTAGCTCTAACATGAACAACTTCCTTTGGTTTCTCATCATCTTCTTTGCTTTTAGTTctctttcctcttcttgaATTCTATCATATGAACACAAATTTCCATGTCAAAAACAGTCAAAACAAGAACCAAGTAAAAAgacctgaaaaaaaaaaaaaaaggtaaacaATTCATATACTTACATTTTTTCCCTTGccattttcagaaacttgtGGAGATGAATTAAAAGAACTACTTTCTGATACATCcaatgcttttcttttcttggtttCAAGAAACTCACTTTGATCAGTTCCAGGAGTGGAAATGAGCTGATGAGAAGAAACTGGCATAGCGTTTTGGCTATTGTATTGATTGAAAATAGCAGGAAAATTGTCTGCCAAGTTACCAGGGAATTCTGCTGCCACTACTGCTTGATGATTATGGCTAAAGAAATTGTTACTAGAGAAAGGCAAGAAACTTTGGAAAGTATTCAAGCTTGAATTCTCTAGAATACTTTGGTTTATATCTGAGAATTGGTTGATGGGTTCTAAGTTAGGATCGATATGATCCAAGAATGGAAAAGAGGGTCTAAAACCTTGAACATCTGATGTGAAATCAGCCATTACAGTTCAATTCTTgaactttgtttctttttttccttttttttcttttggcagGGAGCTAAATTCTCGAAGAGCTGAAGTGGGTTATGTTTGTGTAGTGTATGTTTTGGATAATGAGAGAGATGAGATAAGAGAGTTCATATTTATACTGTAGGTTTAAAGAATGCCACTATGCATCAGTTccataatttcatttttgacATTAAATTCAAGAAACCCAAGAAAGGGAAccagttctttttttttttctttttccttttttttttttaattgaggGGCCACGTGGCAATACCAGCTTCTATTCTTTTGTCTCCTATTGGGTCCTACATTCAGGAGATatatccaataaaaataaggacCCATTATAAAAGACTTTGGCCCCCAGGGGAAGTATGTGAAAAAGGTTCAACCGAGtggaactttttttttttcttttttaatcttaatatttatttttataaatttcatttatattttgaaaaatatataattattacatctaaatacttttaagtatgtaattgtattaaaatattagagataaaatatttcattatttattgtGATTCTGTCCGGAACGCTCTATATTAGTTAAACTAATACCGAGTTTGAACGCATAAACAtcaaataattacatataattattaaatatcatcgaattttatatttttaaatttaggagacttattttccttttctttctttacgaAAAATATGGTGTCCAgtaacaaaaagaatataatttgattGCTATATGAACAAGAATTTTTCAGTttcaatgttattttcttaaatattagataaaaaatatcatcttCCATCATATGACGAGTAAACGAATTTTCGAATTGCCAACTCTTTAGAATcgttttaaattttgaaagtttTGACATTATTTTTTCGTTTTATTCCATGTtatctcaattttttaaaattagtagAGATAGAGATTCGAAACTTTCAATTCGATTCAAGAtgatatgaaatgaaaatataattctttcaaagtaaattttttttttaaaaaaagctACTTAAATAGATccttaacaaaaattagaaagaataatcttttttctgctacaaatattaaaatagataaggattatttatctttaataacttattattatttggaaGGCCTTGGAAAATTCAAGTTACcccaattttattaaaaatttaaaaatacttgTTATCACTTACTATTCTCTAACATTTACAAGTAGTTATAAGTACATAGAAATTTATTAGCTTAGAATAAATAAGGTAACCCTAAAATCAGATTATGAAAAGAATTATAGCATGGAGTGGATATCATTCTTTTAACTTATAAAAGccataacaataataaattttttttttccattcttTCATATTTAGTGAAAAACTTCATTTAAACTATTAATACACAACTTTTAAGTAAAAAAGGTACTGAAAagaattcttctttctttatttgtataGAAAAGCACAAGATCATGACATGAGCTTTATGGAAAAAGCCTTGACTAGTACTAGCTgacccttttcctttttctaataagataaatcattattaattttcagcTTACTTACTAGTATGGGGTCTCATACAATTATTTGCATGTAGAAATTCCTTAGGGCCCATTTTGATATTTGCTTTTAAACTTATACAATATCTTAACTTACccttaatttattcttttcataatttctctcagttttgttttcttctttttgctttcTAACAGTGGATTGTGTAGTTATCCTCAAAACCACAACAATATTGTCAGGATGTAACCTGTGTTATTATTGCTGATAAGTGGCATTTGGACACAAAATGGGCATATCAAAACCACAATGAAAGGATTAAGAGATTGTGAAATTGTCTAAGTGGTTATGAAAGATATACATATGGATTTATGCCACTTACAAATACAACCTAATTTTGCATCCTTCTTACAATTTCTCATCTCAAAGAGACAACTCTTTTCCTCCCGCTTACCCATTGATTCTCTTGTCGGTTGCATTTCTAGCGACCCTAAAcactatttattaataattgtcTCCATCATTTGATTGATTAGTCactattatttatcttttacaACCCCTTGCTATACTCATCCATCCGgacaaattaagaaattaataatcaaaaattttatcaggtcaatattaaatataaaaaagaatcatagttagattataaattacaactatattaatgaattgtaaactcaatatattttttaagttaatagatcttttttaaaaaattaaaataaagtcagtaaatattatttattttttgaaattaaatttcagaTTTCAACGGTTAATTTTAAgtgattaaaaatatttcaatttctatatcaataatataGCATAATAAATTGAATCTTTATCTgatgaatattaattactcaaacaaattcagaaaaattagaaaagaaataagttctaatataatctataaatatattggtAAGAAAATGACACAAATGTTAGGCTGGTTGGATGTGGGACGCATATTTTGGAGTGGTTCAATGCCTGCCCTGAGCTCAAATGCCATGAGCTACAAAAGGGTTGGTTCGTTTGAATCCTATAGAACCCAAACAGGTTGATCGATCAATCCACAGGTTTTGACCCGCCGGTTCATGTGGACAACTccaaattttagttaaaaataatttaaatttggatTGAACCGGTTCTTAATCTTGTTCTTCGGGATTTATATCAAATTAGTCGGTCTGATCCGAGTTTAATCAATTTGAAGCAACTGTTAGAAATTGATTCAAAAGGTTCATTATTTCATGCCGTATTTATTATGTCATGGACTAAATTGACAAAATCATCACTAAAATATGCCCATTTATTTTAGCatctaatttatttctatcttCATCACTTGTAAGGTATTCATATccattttatatgtaaaaagaaaacaattaagATGAGatcttcattcttttctttttcttttttttcaaattaaattcttttaccataattatatatatgtttacaTAAAGCATATATCAAATGGGATAGTCaaccaaaaaatatttagtatatctttttataaaagaaaactaaaataaaattctatgaAATCTATCTTTTCCAtataaattatactatttaaattttggatgtaaaaataaagcatatttcacataaaattttcaacCTATCACCAGCttaagcaaataaaaaaaaaaagataaattattcattagaAGGGTTCACAACTATTCAGTTTTAATTATAGGCTATAAATGAAGACAGGTGAAACGGTGACGTTTTAATTCTGAGCTAAGTGTATAACTGAAAAACTAATGGCTGATTTGtgaaattattagaaaataatggtGAAATAACGCCATTTTGTAAGGCGAGTACTCACTCAACGAGATAAAGGGTGAAAATGACAAAAACGAAAGCGGAAAGGACCCATTTATTCctcaaattaattatgttttcaaaatagtttttttttttttttttttttaaaccaaattttttagtttcttttatttaccTTTGAAAATgctttttaatgtttttttaagttaagttttagaaattttaaacttaTGTATTTGACACTCAAAAAAGTAATCCTAAATAAATTCAcaattgtttcttttattctctttttgaTAAGATCCTTTCcggtattttataaattttattatcaatgatataatagtttaatatttgaatGTTTGTTAATGCATTTCttctataaataatatatagaaaCATGAAGGTAGAACTCAAATATccttataattaatcaataattactaatt
The Ricinus communis isolate WT05 ecotype wild-type chromosome 1, ASM1957865v1, whole genome shotgun sequence DNA segment above includes these coding regions:
- the LOC8271830 gene encoding transcription factor BEE 1; its protein translation is MADFTSDVQGFRPSFPFLDHIDPNLEPINQFSDINQSILENSSLNTFQSFLPFSSNNFFSHNHQAVVAAEFPGNLADNFPAIFNQYNSQNAMPVSSHQLISTPGTDQSEFLETKKRKALDVSESSSFNSSPQVSENGKGKNNSRRGKRTKSKEDDEKPKEVVHVRARRGQATDSHSLAERVRRGKINERLRCLQDIVPGCYKTMGMAVMLDEIINYVQSLQNQVEFLSMKLTAASTFYDFNSETDAIETMQRAKAQEAKEIERVMKEGYGGLTNFHPTWSL